CCAACTTTGCACTCAAACGTATCGTCTTCGATAACAAAGCTTGATCCGTTAGTCGTGATAACGATGTCGCCGTCCACTGCGCGGCCGCGGCGGTCTGCAGTCTGGTATACCGGGCCATAGGAACGCAGCCGGCTCACGACCCCGGGGTTCGGATGGCCATAGTCGTTCTTGCCGCAGGAAATGACCGAAGCCAGGGGAGACAGGGTTGAGCAGAAGTGCGGGTTCGAGCTGTACTCACTGCCGTGGTGATTGACGCGCAGGACCTCCACCGGCCCGATTTCAGGCGCGACCGAGGTTTCGATGTCGCGGTAGTACGGAGTGCTTTCGCCGCTAAGGTCGCCTGATATCGAGAAGTCGAACCGGCCGTACGAGATGCGGAGTGCGATTGATAGGTCGTTTTCGCTCCAGGGCGGGTCGGTGAACGGCTCGGTGAGCTGGTAATTGCCGTTCAGGCCGAGGCAGGTTGCGATCGCACCGGCACCCAGGTCCAGCACAATGTTCTCGGTAATCGTCCGCCGTTTGGCGCCTGCAGCTTGCACATAGTCTTCATAGGCACTGGTGCTATAGGACCACCCACGGTCAAACACTGCCTGTTTGATAGAGTCTTGGCCGAGTCCTGATATGACCTCATCGAGACCGCCGATATGGTCAGCGTGGTAGTGAGTGGCGACGACCCAGTCGAGGCTTCGGATACCGAGGCTGTCGAGCCACGGGAGGACCTTTTTGATGCCAAGACTATCGTAACCGGCGTCGATGAGCATAGTCCGACCTGTCGGCGAGACAACAAGCGTCGCATCGCCTTGGCCAACGTTCAGACAGTGAATCTGGAGCACGCTGGCAAGCGACATACCTGCGGTGAATAACACCAAGAGTGCTGTTTGTCTCCGATGAAGTTGGTACGATACCACGAGCTATTATATCAATTCAGCAGGCTCGAACAACCCGCGCTGCCTTGACTCAAGCAGGCCTCGGCAATAGAATCCGGACGCATGAGAAAACGCATTACTGCACTGCGTCGGCTGATGGCCAAGGAAGGTTTATCGGCGATGCTCGTTTCCGACCTGCCTAACGTTCGGTACCTGTGCGGTTTCACCGGCTCGAACGGTGCGCTGCTTGTGACCCAAAGGAACGCTTGGTTCTTTACCGATTTCCGGTACAAGGAGCAGATGAAGCGCGAGGTGCGCGGATGCCGGTGCGAGATGCGCAAGCGCGACCTGTACGCCGACTTCCCGACCAGACACCTGAAGGGAATCAAGAAGCTCGGAATTGAAGAGGCCTATCTCAGCGTGTACCGCTTCAATCTGCTGAAGCGGCAGCTTCGGAAGGTCAGGTTCGTACCGGCCAAAGGAATCGTGCTCAGACTGCGCCGCAGGAAGGAGCCGTCCGAGTTTGAACTCATCCGCAAGGCTCAAGCCGTGACCGACAGGGTTTTTCGCGAAATCATCGCCCGGCTTCGGCCGGGGATGGTCGAGCGCGACCTTGCTGCAGAGATCGAGTTCCGGTTCAGACAAGCAGGCGAGAGCGCGTTCCCAGCAATCGTAGCTTCCGGGCCGAACGCAGCCATGCCGCACGCCGAACCATCGAGGCGCAGGTTGCGCTCAAGAGATGTGGTAACTTTCGACATCGGCTGTCGGTATCAGGGCTATTGCTCAGATATGACCCGAACGGTTTTTCTGGGGAAGCCGGAGCCAGACTTGGCTCAAGTCTATTACATTGTGCTTGAGGCACAGAAGCGAGCGCTTGATGCCATACGTCCGGGTGCGAAATGTGCGGAGGTGGATGCCCGAGCCCGGGATTACATCAGGGGTATGGGCTATGGCGAGTGTTTCGGCCACGGGCTTGGTCACGGGGTCGGCATCGAAGTGCACGAGCAGCCCGGGCTCCATGCTACTGCCAAGGACCGACTTGCCCCGGGTGACGTGGTTACGATCGAGCCCGGCATTTACATCCCCGGGCTGGGCGGAGTGCGCATCGAAGACATGGTGTTGGTGACAAGTGACGGCTATGAGAACCTGACTAGGAGCCCGAAGCGGCTAATTCAGCTATGAACACAATACGTCGAGGAGTCAAGTGGCCAGTTTCCAATTCCCAATGACCGGGCAAGGCTCGGTGTCGACACTGCTTGGATGCCGGAAGAGTATGTGCGTCGGTTGGGCGACCAAGACTGTATCGGTAGTAATTGAGAGATGGAAGCTGGCCGCCAATTACTTTTTTCAAGGAGTTAGATGATTACCCCGAACGATTTTAAGAATGGTACGCTGATAAAGTACAAGGGCGAGGTTTACTCGGTCGTGAGCTATTCCAGGACCCGTACTGCGCAACGTCGTGCCCGGGTGCTGGCCAAAATCCGGAACATCAAGACCGGCGCTCTGCTGGAGGAGAGTTTCGAGTCCGAGACCAGACTTGAGGAAGCTGAGTTCGAGCAGCGTCGGAGTCAGTACATGTATTCGGACGACCTTGGTTTTCACTTCATGGACCTTCAGAACTACGACCAGTTTACTTTGAGTGCTGAGATCATCGGCGACAAGAAGATGTACCTTACCGAGAACGCACAGATTGACGTCCTCTACGTCGAAGGTCGGCCGGTGGATGTCCAACCGCCGATGTTCCTTGACCTTGAGGTCGTTGAGACTGACCCGGACTACCGCGGAGACACTGCGACTGGCAGCGGCAAGCGGGCAGTGCTTTCGACCGGCATGGTTGTGAATGTTCCGTTCTTCATAAAGGTCGGTGACAAGGTGCGAATTGACACCCGGACCAACACCTATGTCGAAAGAGCGTAATAAATAAGATGGAGCAAGGGACTTCAGAGGCAGGGCGTATAGGGGCAGAATCCCGGAATCTGGCCGAGTTGGAGTCCTGAGGCCATTTTCATGTTCAAGAAGGTGCT
This portion of the candidate division WOR-3 bacterium genome encodes:
- a CDS encoding MBL fold metallo-hydrolase produces the protein MLFTAGMSLASVLQIHCLNVGQGDATLVVSPTGRTMLIDAGYDSLGIKKVLPWLDSLGIRSLDWVVATHYHADHIGGLDEVISGLGQDSIKQAVFDRGWSYSTSAYEDYVQAAGAKRRTITENIVLDLGAGAIATCLGLNGNYQLTEPFTDPPWSENDLSIALRISYGRFDFSISGDLSGESTPYYRDIETSVAPEIGPVEVLRVNHHGSEYSSNPHFCSTLSPLASVISCGKNDYGHPNPGVVSRLRSYGPVYQTADRRGRAVDGDIVITTNGSSFVIEDDTFECKVGVAETEGGKLPTLNIGPTICRGKLLLPPSLFSAHYLLLTSSGRKALTLRPGTNDVTRLPTGIYFAVTAPAHSLPYAGMRVGGSERTPGLERRLADVTKVVIVR
- the efp gene encoding elongation factor P, whose amino-acid sequence is MITPNDFKNGTLIKYKGEVYSVVSYSRTRTAQRRARVLAKIRNIKTGALLEESFESETRLEEAEFEQRRSQYMYSDDLGFHFMDLQNYDQFTLSAEIIGDKKMYLTENAQIDVLYVEGRPVDVQPPMFLDLEVVETDPDYRGDTATGSGKRAVLSTGMVVNVPFFIKVGDKVRIDTRTNTYVERA
- a CDS encoding Xaa-Pro peptidase family protein, whose product is MRKRITALRRLMAKEGLSAMLVSDLPNVRYLCGFTGSNGALLVTQRNAWFFTDFRYKEQMKREVRGCRCEMRKRDLYADFPTRHLKGIKKLGIEEAYLSVYRFNLLKRQLRKVRFVPAKGIVLRLRRRKEPSEFELIRKAQAVTDRVFREIIARLRPGMVERDLAAEIEFRFRQAGESAFPAIVASGPNAAMPHAEPSRRRLRSRDVVTFDIGCRYQGYCSDMTRTVFLGKPEPDLAQVYYIVLEAQKRALDAIRPGAKCAEVDARARDYIRGMGYGECFGHGLGHGVGIEVHEQPGLHATAKDRLAPGDVVTIEPGIYIPGLGGVRIEDMVLVTSDGYENLTRSPKRLIQL